One stretch of Chryseobacterium indologenes DNA includes these proteins:
- a CDS encoding transcription antitermination protein NusB — translation MLGRRQIREKVVQAVYSYYQNPVKFDVLEKNMFAGIEKIYYLYIYQLNFLVGLKELAEHQIEIGKNKFLKTDADINPNQKFINNQVLLKLEENPERLFFTGQHKQLKWDMHDDLLVKTFQRITAGKRYQDFMKEEGFSFEEDQKFIGKLFLRYIAENDDFHDYLGDKELSWYDDIHIANSMVQKTIGFLREDEESRTLIKMIKDEDDKTFAAKLLKDTLNNWENNEKKLEERLENWDLERISLMDKVILSTAIAELDNFAFTPARVIINEYIEIAKVFATDRSNIFINGILDKYCKDQNRI, via the coding sequence ATGTTAGGAAGACGACAAATCCGTGAAAAAGTAGTGCAGGCAGTGTATTCATACTATCAGAACCCTGTAAAATTTGATGTTTTAGAGAAAAACATGTTCGCTGGAATAGAGAAAATCTATTATCTCTATATCTATCAGCTTAATTTTTTAGTAGGTTTAAAAGAATTAGCTGAGCATCAAATTGAAATCGGGAAGAATAAATTTCTTAAAACCGATGCTGATATTAATCCTAACCAAAAATTCATCAACAACCAGGTATTGCTTAAGCTGGAAGAAAATCCGGAAAGATTATTCTTCACAGGTCAGCATAAACAGCTGAAGTGGGATATGCATGATGATTTATTGGTAAAGACTTTCCAAAGAATTACTGCTGGAAAACGGTATCAGGATTTCATGAAAGAAGAAGGATTTTCTTTTGAGGAAGATCAGAAGTTTATCGGGAAATTATTTTTAAGATATATTGCTGAAAATGATGATTTCCATGATTATTTGGGTGATAAAGAACTTTCATGGTATGATGATATCCACATTGCCAATTCAATGGTACAAAAAACAATCGGATTTCTAAGAGAAGATGAAGAAAGCAGAACTTTAATCAAAATGATTAAAGATGAAGACGACAAGACTTTCGCTGCTAAATTATTGAAAGATACCCTGAATAACTGGGAAAACAATGAGAAAAAGCTGGAAGAAAGATTGGAAAACTGGGATCTTGAAAGAATTTCCCTGATGGATAAAGTGATCTTGTCAACTGCTATTGCTGAGCTTGATAACTTCGCCTTCACCCCTGCAAGAGTAATTATTAATGAATATATCGAGATTGCAAAAGTATTTGCTACAGACCGTTCGAATATCTTCATTAATGGTATTTTAGATAAATATTGTAAAGATCAAAATAGAATATAA
- a CDS encoding SDR family NAD(P)-dependent oxidoreductase: MNQNTSKTVLILGANSDVAKQCIIQYLQNGFSVMAASRNTKSLEDFISSNKLDHTKVTVLYFDAADFESHREFYHELPVKPHIAVYSAGFLVDNQKALRDFKGAKQMMEVNYMGGVSILNTIAMDESNKNLERIIGLSSLSGVRGRKSNFVYGSTKAAFTQYLAGLRQELASRKITVNALVIGYIRTKINEGLELNESLIMEPDYVAKFIVNAGNSFTIVPNFKWKIIYHILRLLPESLAAKLP, encoded by the coding sequence ATGAATCAAAACACAAGCAAAACAGTTCTCATTTTAGGAGCCAATTCTGACGTAGCAAAGCAATGCATCATCCAATACCTTCAAAACGGATTTTCTGTAATGGCTGCCTCCAGAAATACAAAATCCCTGGAAGACTTCATTTCTTCCAATAAGCTGGATCATACTAAAGTAACTGTATTGTATTTTGATGCTGCGGATTTTGAATCTCATCGAGAGTTTTACCACGAACTTCCTGTAAAACCTCATATTGCAGTATATTCCGCAGGTTTTCTTGTGGATAACCAAAAGGCTTTGAGAGATTTTAAAGGAGCCAAGCAAATGATGGAAGTCAATTATATGGGGGGAGTTTCTATCCTGAACACTATTGCTATGGATGAAAGTAATAAAAATCTTGAGAGAATCATAGGATTATCTTCATTATCTGGGGTAAGAGGAAGAAAAAGTAATTTTGTTTATGGAAGTACAAAAGCTGCATTTACCCAATATCTTGCAGGCTTAAGACAGGAACTGGCATCCAGAAAAATAACAGTGAATGCTTTGGTGATAGGCTATATCCGAACAAAAATCAATGAAGGTCTGGAACTCAATGAGTCTTTGATTATGGAGCCGGATTATGTAGCGAAATTTATTGTGAATGCTGGAAACAGCTTTACTATTGTTCCTAATTTTAAATGGAAAATCATCTATCATATCCTAAGACTTTTACCTGAAAGTCTGGCTGCAAAATTACCCTGA
- a CDS encoding DUF1573 domain-containing protein: MKKTLSIIALSIIGFGLVSCKKENKETQSPEAVATDSTAVGTPATTDSAAAPVTGEAPAAPVSNEPSTSIALSESNFDFGKIKKGDKVEHVYEITNTGKNPLVISEVKPGCGCTAPDFTKEPIMPGKKGKITLHFDSSNFDGNVQKYADVFANVEKSPIKLTFTANIQP; this comes from the coding sequence ATGAAAAAGACGTTATCAATTATCGCCTTGTCAATTATAGGCTTTGGATTAGTTTCATGTAAAAAAGAAAACAAAGAAACACAAAGCCCTGAAGCTGTAGCTACTGATTCTACTGCTGTAGGAACTCCTGCAACAACTGACTCCGCTGCTGCACCTGTAACAGGAGAGGCTCCTGCTGCACCTGTTTCTAACGAGCCATCTACTTCTATTGCTTTATCTGAAAGCAACTTCGATTTTGGAAAAATTAAAAAAGGAGATAAAGTAGAGCACGTATACGAAATTACCAATACAGGAAAAAATCCATTGGTTATTTCTGAAGTAAAGCCAGGATGCGGATGTACAGCTCCTGATTTTACAAAAGAGCCTATCATGCCAGGTAAAAAAGGAAAAATTACATTGCACTTTGATTCGTCAAACTTTGATGGAAACGTTCAGAAGTATGCAGATGTTTTTGCAAACGTTGAGAAATCTCCAATCAAATTAACGTTCACTGCGAACATTCAACCATAA
- the yajC gene encoding preprotein translocase subunit YajC, translated as MLTLFLQAQPQGSSSLMLIMMGVMFVGFYFLMIRPQMKKQKQEKNFQEELKVGTRVVLTSGLHGRIAQVQDDGFIIETLSGKLKFEKAAVSREMTESRFGDKAKTADKSADKKETITEEKK; from the coding sequence ATGTTGACATTATTTTTACAAGCACAGCCACAAGGATCTTCATCTTTGATGCTGATCATGATGGGTGTGATGTTTGTAGGGTTTTATTTCCTGATGATCAGACCTCAGATGAAGAAGCAGAAACAGGAAAAGAACTTTCAGGAAGAACTTAAGGTAGGAACTAGAGTAGTGCTTACATCAGGTCTTCACGGAAGAATTGCCCAAGTTCAGGATGACGGTTTTATTATTGAAACATTATCTGGAAAATTAAAGTTTGAAAAAGCTGCCGTTTCCAGAGAAATGACAGAAAGCCGTTTCGGTGACAAGGCAAAAACTGCTGACAAGTCAGCGGATAAAAAAGAAACAATAACTGAAGAAAAGAAATAA
- a CDS encoding mechanosensitive ion channel family protein has translation MDDLQLNNIQKHWDTLITSAISWAPRIFTAVISALLIYLIGSWMIRMIKKLVAKGFRKRNMEASLQHFLLNIINWGLNILLFIVVVTQLGVQTSAFVAMIGAAGLAVGLALQGSLTNFAGGILILLLKPFKIGDFISTNSGVSGTVQAIDIFHTKLITPQNQLIIIPNGVVSNNSITNFTQLGTRRTSLDIGVAYDADLKQTKEVLMNVIQKNQYALSEPAPQVMVTALGDSAINLSVRVSTSTENFWKMNEELIIDCKEALDQAGIGIPFPQRDVHIYNK, from the coding sequence ATGGACGATTTACAATTGAATAACATTCAAAAACATTGGGACACTTTAATAACTTCAGCCATTTCATGGGCACCAAGAATCTTTACTGCCGTTATTTCTGCATTATTGATTTATCTGATCGGATCATGGATGATCAGAATGATTAAGAAACTTGTGGCAAAAGGTTTCAGAAAACGTAATATGGAAGCCTCTTTACAACATTTTCTTCTTAATATTATCAATTGGGGACTTAATATTCTTCTCTTTATTGTAGTGGTTACTCAATTAGGAGTACAAACCTCTGCCTTTGTTGCCATGATTGGTGCCGCAGGTTTAGCTGTAGGTCTGGCTTTGCAAGGATCTTTGACAAATTTTGCAGGTGGAATCCTTATTCTATTATTAAAGCCATTTAAGATAGGGGATTTTATTTCCACCAATTCCGGAGTTTCCGGAACGGTACAAGCGATTGATATCTTTCATACAAAGCTGATTACTCCACAAAACCAATTAATCATTATTCCTAATGGAGTGGTTTCTAATAACAGCATTACGAACTTTACCCAGCTTGGAACAAGAAGAACATCTTTGGATATCGGAGTTGCTTATGATGCGGATCTTAAACAGACAAAAGAAGTTCTGATGAACGTTATTCAAAAAAATCAATATGCTCTTTCTGAGCCAGCCCCTCAGGTAATGGTAACAGCACTTGGTGATAGTGCCATTAATTTATCAGTCAGAGTCAGCACTTCTACCGAAAATTTCTGGAAAATGAATGAAGAACTTATTATTGATTGTAAAGAAGCCCTGGATCAGGCGGGAATCGGAATTCCTTTTCCACAAAGAGATGTACATATTTATAATAAGTAA
- the ligD gene encoding DNA ligase D — translation MLAKPFEKAFNDKDWLFEIKWDGYRAIADLSRDEPLFYSRNGISFLSKFDKIAHDFSQQQYQMILDGEIVAYNDQGNPSFQLLQQIGDHPNLALVYQVFDLLWLNGHSTKELPLIQRKELLKEALVETDTIKYCDHFPEKGIAFFEQMKKMELEGMIAKRAGSQYVENYRSTEWLKIKFSNTEEAIICGFTEPRGSRKSFGALILGKYVNQELIYCGHTGTGFNQTSLKELHKRLKKMMIKSSPFNVIPKTNTPVTWVKPELVCEIKYSEITKDGIFRHPVFMGVREDKEPEEVKDQEIQPKKSQTMKAKASSKKAENSEKEKEITLNRHIVKLTNQDKIYFPNDGITKGDVIDYYQSVAEYILPHLKNRPLSLNRFPNGIEEQGFYQKDAGDHIPDWVKTTQVYSESNDKYIDYVYCNDKATLAYLNNLGCIDLNPWNSSLPDLEHPDYLVLDLDPSKKNTFDEVIETALQVNEVLQSIKIKGYCKTSGSTGIHIYIPMAGKYDFDQVKDFAHILMKQVHEKLPEITTLERSLQKRDSSKIYLDYLQNRTGQTLASVYSLRPKQGASVSMPLGWDELKPGLLPTDYTIKNALERIKDKGDLFKPVLGRGIDMIRALEQLQNIE, via the coding sequence ATGCTTGCTAAACCTTTTGAGAAAGCGTTTAATGATAAAGACTGGCTTTTCGAAATAAAATGGGACGGTTACAGGGCTATTGCTGATCTTAGCCGGGATGAACCTCTTTTCTATTCCAGAAACGGAATTTCATTTTTATCAAAATTCGATAAGATAGCACATGATTTTAGCCAACAGCAATATCAAATGATCCTGGATGGAGAAATTGTTGCTTATAATGATCAGGGAAACCCCAGTTTTCAGCTTTTACAGCAAATCGGAGATCATCCCAATCTTGCTCTGGTTTATCAGGTTTTCGACCTTCTCTGGCTGAATGGCCATTCTACCAAAGAACTTCCGCTTATTCAAAGAAAAGAGCTTTTAAAAGAAGCATTAGTGGAAACGGATACTATCAAATATTGTGATCATTTCCCTGAAAAAGGCATTGCATTTTTTGAACAGATGAAAAAAATGGAACTTGAAGGTATGATTGCCAAACGGGCAGGCAGTCAATATGTAGAAAATTACCGGAGTACAGAATGGCTTAAGATTAAATTTTCCAATACGGAAGAAGCTATTATCTGTGGATTTACAGAACCCAGAGGTTCGCGTAAAAGTTTCGGTGCTTTGATTCTTGGAAAATATGTGAATCAGGAACTGATCTATTGCGGACATACAGGCACAGGATTTAATCAGACATCTCTAAAAGAGCTCCATAAAAGACTTAAAAAGATGATGATAAAATCTTCTCCCTTTAATGTCATTCCTAAAACCAATACGCCTGTAACTTGGGTAAAACCAGAACTGGTTTGTGAAATCAAATATTCTGAAATCACTAAAGATGGTATTTTTCGACATCCGGTTTTTATGGGTGTTCGTGAAGACAAAGAGCCGGAAGAAGTAAAAGACCAAGAAATTCAACCTAAAAAATCCCAAACAATGAAAGCTAAAGCATCATCAAAAAAAGCAGAAAATTCAGAAAAGGAAAAAGAAATTACGCTAAACAGGCATATTGTAAAACTTACCAATCAGGATAAAATATATTTTCCCAATGATGGAATTACCAAAGGTGATGTTATCGATTATTATCAGTCAGTAGCAGAATATATCCTTCCGCACTTGAAAAACCGTCCTTTATCTCTCAACCGTTTCCCCAACGGAATTGAGGAGCAGGGCTTTTATCAGAAAGATGCCGGAGATCATATCCCCGACTGGGTAAAAACTACACAAGTCTACTCTGAATCTAATGATAAATATATTGATTACGTCTACTGCAATGATAAGGCTACTTTGGCTTATCTGAACAATCTCGGATGTATTGATTTGAACCCCTGGAACAGTTCACTTCCAGATCTCGAACATCCGGATTATCTGGTTTTGGATCTTGATCCGTCAAAGAAAAATACTTTTGATGAGGTAATTGAAACGGCTCTGCAGGTCAATGAAGTTTTACAATCTATTAAAATTAAAGGATATTGTAAGACCTCTGGAAGTACGGGCATTCACATCTACATTCCCATGGCTGGCAAATATGATTTTGACCAGGTAAAAGACTTTGCCCATATCCTGATGAAGCAGGTCCATGAAAAACTTCCAGAAATTACAACATTGGAAAGAAGCCTTCAAAAGAGAGATTCCAGCAAGATCTATCTTGATTATCTTCAAAACAGAACGGGACAGACGTTAGCAAGTGTTTATAGTCTTCGCCCTAAACAAGGTGCTTCAGTTTCTATGCCTTTGGGATGGGATGAACTGAAACCGGGGCTATTGCCTACAGACTACACAATTAAAAATGCTCTGGAAAGGATTAAAGATAAAGGAGATTTATTTAAACCTGTTCTGGGAAGGGGAATTGATATGATAAGGGCTCTTGAACAGCTTCAAAATATTGAATAA